The DNA sequence gggcaacatttaaaacatgcagcaCAGGAGGACTGGGAGACACTGGGTTGGCTTTATCTTTCTTGGAAATGGTAAATAAATGATATGTTCATGTAGGTGACAGAACAATGTCACATCTTTCGAAGCACCCGGTGTAAAATGACAAGATTATGATTTAGatacattaataataaataatataactcAACAATGACTAATACACctgggttttctttcttttttattgacaCTATGTCAGTATCTGTTGTTTGTCATTAAaagcagacgtgtgtgtgtgtgtgtgtgtgtgaactcattacAGGTGGAAGTGTGAACAGAGaatacacactctctctgtcagtgtccGCTCTCACCGACGTGGTGACGTGAGTAATTGACGAGTCGTTTCACACAGTCTGCTGTGAGCCTGATCATTTGCTCAGCGTTGTCTTAACACTTCTCGTGTTCTCCAACACTCTGTGAAACGCAGAAACGTTGTTTTCTGTGGTGCACTATAGCTTTGGTGATACTCGGGACTCACTTATTAAATTGTCAACTGTAAATAAACAGACCTCTAACGTACTCAAATACAGATTTAATTGAGAACAGTGCTTAATGTAATTAAGTCGTCTTCTCGGAGCTCGCAATTCTCAGAAGAGTCTCTTTTGATTCAAGGTCATCTCTAAGAAAACTAACATGAACTCCTCCAGCTCTGAGCTTTTTCTGTCAAActgattttctggtttctgttaTTTTGGCTTTAGACCGACCTTAAGATCAGAGAATCAGACGCGTCTCCGTCGTCTCCAGTGATATTCACTGCTGCTGTCGCCAAAGCTTTTTATCAGAATTGCTTTATTCGTGGGCCAGGCAACCTTTGTCTGTGTGCGTCATCCTCCTCGCAGTAGGAAAAGCCAAGGACAGGCTTTAGATGTgagtttttgtaaaaatataataaatataagtctataaagaaatgaatattaaaaaaaaaaacacttttcagcCTTCTCATAAAGTTGCAAGCGAGGCACGAGAGTCCATCTGCTTCTCTGTTCAACAAACTGTGTTCAGAGATCAGTTGTAACCAGTGGCTGTTGCTTTTGTGTCATCTCCAACCAGTCTCGTCAATCTCTAACCTGACAACAGGGAGGGAATTTTCTCTGTAAACaatagagatggttgtgtgtaaaaatcccagtagatgcAGTTTCTGAAATGCACTGGCCTGTCTGGCATCATCAACCACgttcaaattaatttaaatcacccttctgatgctcggtttgaaTATGAGCAGGTCGTCTCAATGCATCAGGTTGATGCCGTGTAAAGGGTTAACAGGTGGtggaacaggtgtacctaataaagtggctgattgttgtatgtgtgcatatatacatatacacatacacatagcaAATGTCCTATTAAAAACCCAGAGACAAAGTCaaattcatcatcatttattgtgaacaaaaaagtgaatttgtaacaaacaaataacagcCCTTTTGGACCATTCCGTCTTTGTTAAAGTGCATCAGTGATAATGACATGCTACATACTTTATTTGCTGATCCACTAcaacacaccacaaacacacattcacagctgcAAAAAGCTGTGGCTCAATGGCACTTGTATAACAACACCTTTGTTTGACAGGACAATGAAATGGCACTGAATTCAGAAAAAAGATTCTGCAGCTAAAAATAAGCAGTAAAGTCCTTGAGAGCTGCTGTTGCCAGGAGATCatgatttacagtttttggTTTAGTATGAAAGAGTCTGGGCTTCCGTCAGCCTCGCTCAGCCGCTCTTGTGCCGGTGGTAGAATTTTCTCGTCCACAGTGGACGATGAACCTCCTCACAGCTTCTCTTCATACACGGTATCTGCAGAACAGACGCGTGCTCACCACGACGTGATCACGTCTGTCACTGTCCAGAACCTTCCACTGTTCAACCTCAGCCCCGCCTTTGTCTGCCAGACTGGAACAGGACGCCAGTGGAGAAGCACAGACTTTGTCTGCTGTCTTTTCTCTTCCCCCTTCAAAGCTTTCTTTCTGTGGCCACTCTGGACCACGTCTAACGTCTGGAGCTCACACTGACGTAACAGTCCTGACTTTTGCAGACAGCACTTGCTTGAAACGCCGCTTCAGGTCTTGCATATTGGGAGATTTTGGTCTGGGGATGAGTGGCGAGCGCCTCTTCTccgtggtggtgctggtggaggTGTTTGAGGGGCTGGAGACTGGAGGTGGCTGTTTGGATAGCTGGCAGCACAGTCTGTGGAAAGCATCATGCACCTGGCTGTAGTCCTCGCTGGCTGACACTTCGAAGAAAGAGCAGCCCAGAGTGGTCGCGAGCAGAGGGCCCTGCTGGGAGTCGACCCGCCTCAGGTGCACCATGTCTGACTTATTGGCCAGCAGGATCACGGGGGGCATATTGGCACCGCTCACACGTACAACCAGCTGGTGCAGCTGCTCAATCTGGTCAAAGCTGCACCGATCAGTGACCGAGTATACAAGCACGACGGCGTCGGCCCACTGGATAGAGCAGGTCACGTGTTCAGGTAGACTGATGCCATTATCTGTCATCTgggacaaaaagagagagagagatgaagactGATTAAAACACAGTCAGATTAACATTTTTCTTCTGAGCTGAGAACAGATTAAACGTTCTCTGACTTTGTGCAACTGATATGCTGTAATGACTGGAATGCAGACAAGAGTGATAGAGTTACTCCTGCAGAGCAGAGAGGTGTGGGTGATTCAGGAGTCTGTGTGTATCATTTACTCTGGCCTCAGACATCCATTAGCCTAAATAGGAGATTAGATGGCAAAACTGGTGGGCTCTTcactttggggggggggttacaatACAGTAACAAAGTGGGTGGTAATCCTTTTGTAATAATACCATCTTATTTATCATGCAAGTTCCATAGTCTGGTAATAAGgatattataatattacaataataccAAGTTATATCCAACTAATAGGTTGGTACTAAGAAGTGTAATCCACTACTATGTATTAAATGCCTAAAACTGATCATTAAAGTATTGTAATATTGCCATATTGCACTGCATTGTAAAAtgttaaccaaaaaaaaatgtgtgacgTTCACATGTTCCTGACAGTCGGTTTTTATGAGATTATATTTTTACTGGATTATCTACAGTCAGAGAGGAATGACCTGtggtgagaagaagaagaagggagcTCACCTCTGCACCAGGAGTGTCCTGAACCTGGATGGTTACCTTTTCTCCGTCCACCTGGACTTCTCTAGAATAGAGGTTTcctacaaacacaaagagaggaaaacactaAATATTAAACACTTGTAGATTTCAAAGAGTATATTAACATTGTGTTTGAGCCCATTTCACTCAAATATCCCACAGTCCGTGAACTCACCAGCATTTCTCTCATAGTCTCCGATGAAGCGCCGCGTCAAGAATCTCACCACGAGcgctgaaataaaaacaaaacacgtttagattgtgtgacacacacacacacacacacacacacaacattacacAGAAGAAATACTTTTAGCAAGTGTTTCATCAACTGCATCGATGTTTTCTTACCGGTTTTGCCAACGCCGCTGCCTCCTATCACAGCTATTTTGATGCTTCGGTTGGTGACCGAGTAATCCGGTGCGGGATACTCCGCGATGGTCGTCATGTTGTGGATGAGAcgcattttctgtctttttgtcgATTGAGTccgaagaagaaaaagagataaTTCTGATAAAAACCGGCGAAGTTAATCCAGGTTTAGTCCTTGGTTTCGTCGATGTGAATATATTCAGCACTGGTGTGTGAGTGAAGCGTCacagagtgaatgagtgagtgagttagtgagtgtgCTGCTCGTGTTCAGAGGACTGCGCTGCCTTTATAGTCCGGGAGAGGAGGGCTCATCTCACTCagcgcctcctcctcctgctcctgctccgcCTGCTCCCAACACGCCACACCCCGCGTCTCTCCACCTACACGTGGACACACCGGtgggaaaaatataaataaataagtcaaagaaatgcagcagctgctgctgcagcaggtgagACTTCAGGCTGAGGGGGGAGGAAAAGAGACATGCTTTCTGTTGGAATGgaaaagatagatagatagatagatagatagatagacagacagatagatagatagatagatagatagatagatagatagacatagCTTTGtctgtttactttttatttgtaattttttcttaAGAAttgtaaaagaaacaaaataccAGGGGTATCAAACTCATTtcagttcaggggccacatacaacgtaatttgatctcaagtgggcctttttgtttacattaaattaagTGTCTTTTTCCAAAACCTGACATTTCTTCTTAAGAAATGTTAATCTCAAAACTATAGAGTTGTCTTTCCTTTTAATGTTATTAAGGGAAAAGGCTAATTACACAGTCAACAAACAACATGTGTGTAATTATGTGGGATGTAAATGCATTCCGTTTGCTCTTTATCTGAATATTTAATTTCTCTCTATATTTTTTGTTGTCGTCATGTTATATTGTGTTGCGCACCAAAACAAATTCCTCGTCTGTTTATCActtacttggcaataaagctgtTTCTATGATTGTGGACTTGCAGCTGGTGGCCTGTCCAGACATGTCTCTATACACTTGTGTGTCTTCCTCACAGGGGGCTGATGTTGTATCACCATCACAGAGAGACATACCTAACAAGAAGTCATTCAGCATTCACGCTGTGAGCCGTGAGAGACACCAGCCATCACCATCTGAGATAACAACCTCATATTTGCTGCGCTTGTTCATCGCTCACGTGCCAGGCCTGTGACTGCAGCTGCTCTCGTAACCTGCATCATTTCTCTGTCCCACTTTTTCCTTCCCCGCTCTGTCACATTCACCCACatcacctccctctctccatctttcatTTGTGCTCATGTGCACCGAGGTATTTTGGCAACCGTGTCGCCCGTGATTATGATTATGGTCTGGTATGTATTTTTTGATAAGCGCGCCGATGACAGGCGACTGTGCTGAAATATGAAATTAGTGCTGGAGCTTGAGCAGACAGTTGCTAGGTGTgtacgcagacacacacacacgacctgTGTGAGTAAACACTGTAggtacacacactacacaataGATGAGTAAATACAGAGCAGATTTAATGACATGTTGTTTTCCCTGTGGTTGACACCGTTTCATCAGTGGTGTTTATAGAATGCTGATGTCACCTTTTAAAACACTAAGCAACAAAACTCACAACCAATGATCAAAGTgcacatttttcaaaacaatTAACACTTTTTACAATAGCTTTCATGACAATACACGTAAACCAAAGATCATTTGTTCATTAAACATAAATCAGTAGTTTCTACTGGTTCTTCGTGACATATTTATTCTGTAATATCTAATAGTTGTATGAACAACTCATCAGTTCTTTTTATCTTTCTCCCTGATTCTGTGAGtgtaacatttctttaaaactaTTACAGTGAAATGCAATAATTTGAGCGTTTaacacaaaatcacacagaTTACTGGGAATTCTTTTCCCCGGGTAAATAAGTTCCATGGCAATAAAAGTTGCTGTAAATGTTGTTGGATAAGGGGTTAATGTGTAGCAAGAGGCAACCATTTGGAGTTTTGTATCAGAAACTagactattaaaaaaaacatgtcaatgaATTAGATGAGTTATGTATTACTCTTCAGGCCCACGCTGCTGcatatttgtaaaaaaagaaatctaaaaaaatCATCACAGTCATTCCCTCCTCGAACAGCTAGGTGAGAAGGTTACTGATGAGGTGTAAAAAGAGTCGGGTCGCGTGGGTGTTTGATTGTTTATTGTTCATCACAATGTAGGATTCACTCATTCAGAAACGTGGAAAGCAACATGTGTAATACCTGAAATAGTCAGGACCTTCCCATGCACAGAACTACGCCTCTCAATAGAACTCCAGTAGCTCAAAACACCATCTTGGCAGGAAGCCACACTGTTAAACCCCATAGACATATGTAACCAGCCACATATATGACAGGATATGATATCAGGCAGCTAAAAGGTGACGCTGGTGGACAGTGTTCTGTGGACTCTGACAGCTTGACACTGGCATTGGCACTCTTCATTtttgcagaagcttttcctgccacaaTGGTGGTGTAAATAAACTTGAGTCACGTGATATCTGCAGTTCTGTTGCACTAATTTCCTTGTCTCAGTATACAAGAACTAGAGGGGAATCCATTCATTGAatgaagtgaatgtgtgtgagtgatattCAGAGTCGTCTGACCTTAAACTTTCTTTAAGCTGACAGGGCCTAAAATCTCTCCGTGTTTGTCTTGTCATGCCTGAATGATgaatttacatgcacagtttaatcgagctaaggctcTAGTCCGACGGAGTCAGGCAATCAGACAACTTGCTGAGTATACATGCGATTGACACCATGCCATTAACGTCACAGACAATCAAACAGcagacggtgagatggatcgtgctgtggttctaaAGTATAAATCAGACTGACGTGTTTATATGACATTTAGAAAACCAAATgatgtcttagtctgactaaaatcagacgtTTAACATGCATGTGAACTCACTGACTGTTGTTTAATTCTTCTGTGTAACAAAATAATGACCTTTTCTTGTAGATGCACTGCCAGTCTTCAGTAAGCTTAACTCCTGCTGTGTGAAAGAGCATGTCCTTTATCTCCCCTAAGGCAGAACTGGAGGTGAATTAAAATAGCTTTGACGTGTTTGGCTAAAACAGAGCAGAACAAGGCCCGACTCAGGATCAGAGTGTTACTCACACAGAGGTGACAGTAGATGGTTATAGTGGGTAAAACAAGGGGATAAATCCTTCAACTGGGGTGTGGACAATTGTCAGGTTGGGGTATTCAATGCAAACAGAGGAATGTGGAGTTGACTGGGGGGGCTGACAGGGAGGAGAGTGGAGGTGGGGAGCGAGGGTCAGGTGAAatctgcaggaggaagaggaggaggaggagcgtgtTCTCAGAAGGATGTCCTTTTTGACACAGAGGTGAGGGTTGATTTCCCGAGGTGGCTGCAGTAAAGCTGAGATGAGCCCTCAGGCCTCCTCCCACAAAGGAAGGTCATTTAGAATATCAGAGAAAAACTGGGGCAGTGTAGAATCCTCCCCTGGGGCAAAAGAACCTCTTGTGCTATGGTCACGTGTTATTATCATCTTATCATCCTCATTGCCTGTAATGATTATTTGAAAAGGTGTTTATTCCAGGCCAATCACACTTAACACTTTCTGGTTTCTGTTTCTTAGATATTTGTGATTATGTA is a window from the Solea solea chromosome 9, fSolSol10.1, whole genome shotgun sequence genome containing:
- the rasl11b gene encoding ras-like protein family member 11B — translated: MRLIHNMTTIAEYPAPDYSVTNRSIKIAVIGGSGVGKTALVVRFLTRRFIGDYERNAGNLYSREVQVDGEKVTIQVQDTPGAEMTDNGISLPEHVTCSIQWADAVVLVYSVTDRCSFDQIEQLHQLVVRVSGANMPPVILLANKSDMVHLRRVDSQQGPLLATTLGCSFFEVSASEDYSQVHDAFHRLCCQLSKQPPPVSSPSNTSTSTTTEKRRSPLIPRPKSPNMQDLKRRFKQVLSAKVRTVTSV